From Deinococcus malanensis, the proteins below share one genomic window:
- the purD gene encoding phosphoribosylamine--glycine ligase gives MRVLIIGGGGREHAIVAACARHGHEVLCTPGNPGIARQARVLHSAQDAASLARLAQQEAVDLVIVGPEAYLAAGVVDACTALGIPAFGPTQAASRLEGDKAWSKAFMARHGIPTAHHLTFGNLEASLAHVRDLPTPIVVKDAGLKAGKGVTIALSQQEAEAALHDIFAEPGAQAVIEDFMTGQEVTILALTDGEHYALTPPSQDHKTIFDGDTGPMTGGMGVICPFPVPDSVLDVIREKIITPTLQGMAAEGLPFRGVLYAGLMLTPQGPKVVEFNARFGDPEAEAVLPLLASDLVQHALDAAMGRLDPDTVRFRQEASAVVILAAPGYPAEPVRDIPITLPPDSSGVTVFHAGTRLAGGALVSSGGRVLAVTATAASLQEALGAAYSMADQIQFPGAQMRRDIGHRIGLAPVTHV, from the coding sequence ATGCGCGTTCTGATTATTGGCGGCGGTGGCCGCGAGCACGCCATTGTGGCTGCGTGCGCGCGCCACGGTCATGAGGTGTTGTGTACTCCGGGTAATCCTGGCATAGCCCGGCAGGCGCGTGTTCTTCACAGTGCGCAGGACGCCGCCTCCCTGGCCCGACTGGCCCAGCAGGAGGCCGTGGATCTGGTGATTGTCGGGCCGGAGGCTTACCTCGCCGCTGGCGTGGTTGATGCCTGCACGGCTCTGGGCATTCCTGCGTTTGGCCCCACCCAGGCCGCCAGCCGTCTGGAAGGAGACAAGGCCTGGAGCAAGGCATTCATGGCCCGGCATGGGATTCCTACCGCGCATCACCTGACTTTCGGCAACCTGGAGGCTTCGCTGGCCCATGTGCGTGACCTACCCACACCTATTGTGGTCAAGGACGCTGGGCTCAAGGCCGGGAAAGGCGTAACCATCGCGCTCAGCCAGCAGGAGGCTGAGGCGGCGCTCCATGACATCTTCGCGGAGCCGGGGGCTCAGGCCGTGATCGAAGACTTCATGACCGGGCAGGAGGTCACGATCCTGGCCCTGACGGACGGGGAGCACTATGCCCTGACACCCCCAAGTCAGGACCACAAGACTATTTTCGATGGTGACACCGGCCCCATGACGGGCGGCATGGGCGTAATCTGCCCGTTCCCCGTGCCTGACAGCGTGCTGGATGTCATCCGTGAGAAGATCATCACCCCGACCCTGCAGGGCATGGCAGCCGAGGGCCTGCCTTTTCGAGGTGTGCTTTACGCCGGGCTGATGCTCACCCCACAGGGGCCCAAGGTGGTGGAATTCAATGCCCGCTTTGGTGATCCGGAAGCCGAGGCGGTCCTGCCCCTGCTGGCAAGTGACCTCGTGCAGCACGCCCTGGACGCAGCCATGGGTCGGTTGGACCCGGACACGGTGCGGTTTCGTCAGGAGGCCAGTGCCGTCGTGATCCTCGCGGCACCCGGATACCCGGCTGAGCCCGTGCGCGACATTCCCATCACCCTTCCCCCAGACTCTTCCGGGGTCACGGTCTTCCACGCTGGCACCCGGCTGGCCGGTGGAGCGCTGGTAAGCAGCGGGGGCCGCGTCCTTGCAGTGACTGCAACCGCAGCTTCCCTCCAGGAGGCACTGGGCGCCGCCTATTCGATGGCAGACCAGATACAGTTTCCTGGCGCACAGATGCGGCGCGACATTGGTCACCGGATTGGCCTTGCTCCGGTAACACACGTTTGA
- a CDS encoding tyrosine-type recombinase/integrase — protein MKLDTLHRMHARHLAALRRSPATIEFYRFALEPLEKFLHEQDLEPDADLVTRGLLQEFQLWLRTSRGLQPGGEHAVMRGLRATFRWAHEEELIARDPTAKLRLPTLPQEHPPAVQPDEVERCLRVATGMPQPLRNRALLLCLYDTGLRLGEVIALRVEDVNMETGLITVRAETAKRQKARVVPMGVKTAKAMNAYERKERRPVVPHVREMFLSRTGEPMTRGVLTHLMCKVASTAGLPRAHTAPHAWRHGFATQYLRNGGDMFSLQQIMGHTSLEMVRRYVRFLPDDLQNKHLRSSPVDHLGKKR, from the coding sequence ATGAAGCTCGACACCCTGCATCGAATGCACGCCCGCCACCTCGCCGCACTCCGGCGCAGCCCCGCCACCATCGAGTTCTACCGCTTCGCCCTTGAACCACTCGAGAAATTCCTGCACGAGCAGGACCTCGAACCCGACGCTGACCTCGTGACCCGCGGACTGCTGCAGGAATTCCAGCTGTGGCTGCGCACCTCCCGCGGGCTGCAGCCCGGCGGGGAGCATGCCGTCATGCGCGGCCTGCGCGCAACCTTCCGCTGGGCGCACGAGGAGGAGCTGATCGCCCGGGATCCCACCGCGAAATTGCGCCTGCCCACCCTGCCGCAGGAGCACCCGCCTGCCGTGCAGCCGGACGAGGTGGAGCGCTGCCTGCGGGTGGCGACCGGCATGCCGCAGCCACTGCGTAACCGCGCGCTGCTGCTGTGCCTGTACGACACCGGCCTGCGCCTCGGGGAGGTCATCGCGCTGCGGGTCGAGGACGTGAACATGGAGACCGGCCTGATCACCGTCCGCGCGGAGACCGCCAAGCGGCAGAAAGCGCGGGTGGTGCCGATGGGCGTGAAGACCGCCAAGGCCATGAACGCCTACGAGCGTAAGGAGCGCCGGCCGGTGGTGCCGCATGTCCGGGAGATGTTCCTCAGCCGCACGGGTGAACCCATGACCCGCGGCGTGCTGACACACCTGATGTGCAAGGTCGCCAGCACGGCCGGCCTGCCGCGCGCCCATACCGCACCGCACGCCTGGCGCCACGGCTTTGCCACCCAGTACCTGCGCAACGGCGGGGACATGTTCTCGCTGCAGCAGATCATGGGGCACACCTCGCTGGAGATGGTGCGGCGCTATGTCCGCTTCCTGCCGGACGACCTGCAGAACAAGCACCTGCGTTCAAGTCCGGTCGACCATCTTGGAAAGAAGCGGTGA
- a CDS encoding MFS transporter: MFSLLRDRRILILWIGESINAFGNGLTFIALAWFLYRLYPNSPALSGTVIGAWTAAMLLGTVSLASYTDVWDRRRILQISNGLSAIWISLIPLLHGLDLLSFPALVFIAALTGFTGSVIFPAQQASLPTFVSADRLQGIQALFNLTWTTSGLLAPISAGFLVASIGAPGVMWVNAATFVVALIAYSLVRFPAVTRAQDGGQGLTAWWARTRFGFAFVLARPPLWATLLGLASVNFAMEPYVAIFLPRIADRLMVGVELPAVLSWVRADSRGALGVGLLGSILAVAELGMVIWMGRRVSRHPLNWIVLGCVGPALCIVGVAYAPSLGVALVLALLMGLCFGPLNVMVGTMFARLTPEEVRGRVYSARILVGQGLRPAGVSLAAVLMGAVGLAPAVAVLGVFAALLTLVGYLRARGEGDEVQGAAASD, from the coding sequence ATGTTCTCCCTGCTCCGCGACCGCCGCATCCTGATCCTGTGGATCGGCGAAAGCATCAACGCTTTCGGTAACGGCCTTACCTTCATCGCCCTGGCCTGGTTCCTGTACCGCCTCTACCCGAACTCACCTGCCCTGTCGGGCACCGTGATCGGTGCCTGGACGGCGGCGATGCTGCTCGGGACCGTCAGCCTGGCCAGTTACACCGACGTGTGGGACCGCCGCCGCATCCTTCAGATTTCCAACGGGCTGAGCGCCATCTGGATCAGCCTGATTCCGCTGCTGCACGGCCTGGACCTGCTCTCGTTCCCGGCCCTGGTCTTCATCGCGGCCCTGACGGGCTTTACCGGAAGCGTGATCTTCCCGGCGCAGCAGGCCTCCCTGCCCACCTTCGTGTCTGCAGACCGGTTACAGGGCATCCAGGCCCTGTTCAACCTCACTTGGACCACCAGCGGTCTGCTCGCGCCCATCAGCGCTGGCTTCCTGGTGGCGAGCATCGGCGCGCCCGGGGTGATGTGGGTGAATGCGGCCACCTTCGTCGTGGCCCTGATCGCCTACTCGCTCGTGCGCTTTCCCGCGGTCACCCGCGCCCAGGACGGCGGGCAGGGTCTGACCGCCTGGTGGGCGCGGACCCGGTTCGGCTTCGCGTTCGTCCTGGCGCGGCCTCCACTCTGGGCGACGCTGCTGGGGCTGGCCAGCGTGAATTTCGCCATGGAGCCCTACGTCGCCATTTTCCTGCCCCGGATTGCTGACCGCCTGATGGTGGGGGTGGAACTGCCCGCGGTGCTGTCCTGGGTGCGCGCCGACAGCCGTGGTGCGCTGGGGGTCGGTCTGCTGGGTTCGATCCTGGCAGTGGCGGAACTGGGCATGGTGATCTGGATGGGGCGCCGCGTCAGCCGCCATCCTTTGAACTGGATCGTACTGGGCTGCGTCGGTCCCGCGCTGTGCATCGTCGGGGTGGCGTACGCCCCCTCGTTGGGGGTGGCGCTGGTCCTCGCGCTGCTGATGGGCCTGTGCTTCGGTCCGCTGAATGTGATGGTGGGGACGATGTTCGCCCGGCTCACGCCGGAGGAGGTGCGCGGGCGGGTGTACAGCGCCCGCATCCTGGTGGGCCAGGGGCTGCGGCCGGCGGGAGTTAGTCTGGCCGCGGTGCTGATGGGTGCGGTGGGCCTCGCGCCGGCGGTGGCGGTACTGGGGGTGTTCGCGGCCCTCCTCACCCTCGTGGGTTACCTGCGGGCGCGTGGTGAAGGGGACGAGGTGCAGGGGGCAGCAGCCAGCGACTGA
- a CDS encoding ribonuclease H family protein, with protein MRLGAESMAPKDPSNHEDRLRSEVLLTLKSELIEAAFNLLHQVAQELAERPSEVPSRLLPRGLSPQHSPEAGESGMTTPSVTLNLRCTPEAYAALRAVAALMPGVQIEEADVATTASVGTAPTANPSLSQASAVSALDWLPQLDHARTGLLPVLSPAAGERCTHLTAHSDGSANPNPGRGGAALVTSTLALGWPAAHATNNEMELLAALGALRLAAATPEVRELTLHSDSKYVVDGMVNWMPGWVKKGWRRAGGAIENLALWQALHAQQQALEAAGIMIRFVWVKAHASDASNNRADELAALAGVSQTLVDRPVH; from the coding sequence ATGCGGCTGGGCGCCGAGAGCATGGCCCCGAAAGACCCGAGCAACCACGAGGACAGGCTGCGCAGCGAAGTGCTGCTGACACTCAAATCCGAACTCATCGAGGCGGCCTTCAACCTGCTGCACCAGGTGGCCCAGGAGCTCGCCGAGCGTCCGTCCGAAGTTCCGTCCAGACTCCTTCCACGCGGCCTGAGTCCTCAACACAGCCCTGAAGCAGGAGAATCAGGCATGACCACGCCTTCCGTAACCCTGAACCTGCGCTGCACCCCTGAAGCCTACGCCGCCCTGCGCGCCGTGGCGGCGCTGATGCCGGGTGTGCAGATCGAAGAAGCAGACGTGGCCACCACCGCCTCTGTCGGCACTGCTCCCACAGCTAACCCCTCCCTCAGCCAAGCGTCTGCCGTCTCGGCGCTCGACTGGTTGCCGCAGCTTGATCACGCGCGCACGGGCCTGCTTCCGGTGCTCTCCCCTGCCGCCGGCGAGCGCTGCACGCACCTGACCGCCCACTCCGACGGCAGCGCCAACCCCAACCCCGGGCGTGGTGGCGCGGCGCTGGTCACCAGCACCCTGGCCCTCGGCTGGCCGGCGGCGCACGCCACCAATAACGAGATGGAGCTGCTCGCCGCCCTGGGCGCTCTGCGCCTGGCAGCTGCGACCCCCGAGGTGCGCGAGCTGACGCTGCACTCGGACTCGAAGTACGTCGTCGACGGCATGGTCAACTGGATGCCCGGCTGGGTCAAGAAAGGCTGGCGGCGCGCCGGCGGCGCCATCGAGAACCTCGCGCTGTGGCAGGCGCTGCACGCCCAGCAGCAGGCCCTCGAAGCGGCTGGGATCATGATCCGCTTCGTGTGGGTCAAAGCCCACGCCAGTGACGCCAGCAACAACCGCGCCGACGAGCTCGCGGCCCTGGCCGGAGTCAGCCAGACGCTGGTTGACCGCCCGGTACACTGA
- a CDS encoding Imm10 family immunity protein — protein sequence MPDRFTSRALAVEELINVDTFLIALADSADQPTRLLELQKSLVADEDEEHDFDSYCLVVDGAATHYGGVLVCHLTAQTLQLQLDEQAADVLETDGFEIALDLSMVEWAVLRAGLMRLFEGGRLAPATLVLE from the coding sequence ATGCCGGACCGCTTCACCTCTCGTGCTCTTGCCGTCGAAGAACTCATCAACGTGGATACCTTCCTGATTGCCCTGGCCGACAGCGCGGACCAACCCACCCGCCTGCTGGAACTTCAGAAATCCCTGGTTGCCGACGAGGACGAGGAACACGACTTCGATTCGTACTGCCTGGTCGTGGACGGCGCCGCCACCCACTATGGCGGCGTGTTGGTCTGTCACCTGACGGCGCAGACCCTTCAATTGCAGCTGGATGAGCAGGCAGCAGACGTCCTGGAGACCGACGGCTTCGAGATCGCCCTTGATCTGAGCATGGTGGAATGGGCCGTGCTGCGCGCCGGTCTCATGCGGCTGTTCGAGGGTGGCCGTCTGGCGCCCGCCACGCTGGTGCTGGAATGA
- a CDS encoding nucleoside monophosphate kinase, with protein MGDTHQMLELRVHAPRGELMVLGPSPTLKTNLTHDAPQTPLVNPPCAASVPCTTGACAKRGGRWALDGYPRQVGAAEHLLRPLDSLDFPVLKVVHLQLIDNEVMRRLLHRGREDDTPESVEKRLAVYREEVLSAVTYLRGALPEGTVVEVDALTPGLDAEAGAEEVKRRVLQAVAG; from the coding sequence ATGGGGGATACCCACCAGATGCTGGAGTTGCGCGTTCATGCACCCAGGGGAGAGCTGATGGTCCTCGGTCCATCACCGACCCTCAAGACCAACCTGACCCATGACGCGCCACAGACGCCACTGGTGAACCCACCATGCGCAGCAAGCGTGCCCTGCACGACGGGCGCCTGCGCGAAGCGCGGTGGGCGCTGGGCGCTGGATGGATATCCCCGGCAGGTGGGCGCGGCGGAGCACCTCCTCCGGCCCCTGGATTCGCTGGACTTTCCTGTCCTGAAGGTGGTGCACCTTCAACTGATCGACAACGAGGTGATGCGGCGCCTGCTGCACCGGGGCCGGGAGGACGACACGCCTGAATCGGTGGAGAAGCGTCTAGCGGTATACCGCGAGGAGGTCCTCTCGGCCGTGACGTACCTCAGGGGGGCCCTCCCCGAAGGCACGGTCGTGGAGGTGGACGCACTGACACCAGGTCTGGACGCCGAGGCCGGCGCAGAGGAGGTAAAGCGCCGTGTGCTGCAGGCCGTGGCGGGATGA
- a CDS encoding diacylglycerol/lipid kinase family protein, producing the protein MTDPSTSAAVAPDSLSTLAGKRVLLVFNPKSGQGESALPDFVRLVRQAGAEVTERELVKDTPMSEYVADLKNFDLLVGAGGDGTVSSLAYAARYKDVPILAYPAGTANLIARNLDLPDDPVELAAVLAGGHTVRVDLGEIEVKGEKSGFAMLAGAGADAAMIRDSEDLKEKYGELAYIMSAMRQINPSKTTFHLVIDGEPRSFEGIGVMVANFGMANYRLPITSDISPSDGKFTVVLIKAGNILRLVPNLIDSVRAKLNLGDPMFSGNLETLDAKTVTVEADDPFPLQYDGELHVETTPFTASIVPGAVRFLTPIRKADLDT; encoded by the coding sequence ATGACCGATCCATCCACTTCCGCTGCGGTTGCCCCTGATTCCCTCTCCACCCTGGCAGGCAAGCGGGTGCTGCTGGTCTTCAATCCCAAAAGTGGCCAGGGAGAGAGTGCCCTCCCCGATTTCGTCCGCTTGGTCCGGCAGGCCGGGGCCGAAGTCACTGAGCGTGAACTGGTCAAGGACACGCCGATGAGCGAATACGTGGCCGATCTGAAGAACTTCGATCTGCTGGTCGGAGCGGGCGGTGACGGGACGGTGAGCAGCCTGGCGTACGCCGCGCGTTATAAAGACGTGCCCATCCTCGCGTACCCGGCGGGCACCGCCAACCTGATCGCCAGGAACCTCGATCTGCCGGACGACCCTGTTGAACTGGCGGCCGTTCTGGCGGGAGGCCACACGGTGCGGGTGGACCTGGGCGAGATTGAGGTCAAAGGCGAGAAAAGCGGCTTCGCCATGCTCGCTGGCGCGGGAGCGGACGCGGCGATGATCCGCGACTCTGAAGACCTCAAAGAGAAGTACGGTGAACTCGCGTACATCATGAGCGCGATGCGCCAGATCAATCCCAGCAAGACCACCTTCCACCTCGTCATTGATGGCGAGCCCCGCTCCTTCGAGGGCATCGGGGTGATGGTCGCGAACTTCGGCATGGCCAATTACCGCCTGCCGATCACGTCGGACATCAGTCCCAGCGACGGCAAGTTCACGGTGGTGCTGATCAAGGCTGGGAACATCCTGCGTCTCGTGCCCAACCTCATTGACTCGGTTCGGGCCAAGCTGAATCTCGGAGATCCCATGTTCAGTGGGAACCTGGAGACCCTGGATGCCAAGACGGTGACGGTCGAGGCGGACGATCCTTTTCCCCTGCAATACGACGGCGAGCTGCACGTGGAGACGACCCCCTTCACGGCGAGCATCGTGCCGGGTGCCGTGCGCTTCCTGACGCCCATCAGGAAAGCGGATCTGGACACCTGA
- a CDS encoding chemotaxis protein CheB: MLPHRLIVVGASAGGTQPLIDLATHLPADFPAAICIVTHIPAYTPSHLPEILNRAGPLPATHAQDGEPIRPGHIYCAPAEHHLLTEHGCLLVRKGPKENRARPAVDVLFRSAAYSEGPNAIGVVLSDMLDDGTSGLWSIKHFGGTTVVQDPKDAEHDSMPQSALTRVEVDHVVRVADLAALLDRLARNVPRQAAAVDDATRERTRREVRIARSDNAFRQGVMEFGKVTPQTCPECGGVLVQISESGFTRYRCHTGHAYTGDTLLVSVTEHIEETLWATCALWKKA; the protein is encoded by the coding sequence ATGCTTCCGCACCGTCTGATCGTGGTGGGCGCCTCCGCCGGCGGCACCCAGCCCCTGATCGACCTCGCCACCCACCTGCCCGCAGACTTCCCTGCGGCCATCTGCATCGTCACGCACATCCCGGCCTACACGCCCAGCCACCTGCCTGAAATTCTGAACCGGGCCGGACCACTCCCCGCCACGCATGCCCAGGACGGCGAGCCGATCCGACCTGGACACATCTACTGCGCCCCGGCCGAGCACCACCTGCTGACCGAGCATGGCTGCCTGCTCGTCCGCAAAGGCCCCAAGGAAAATCGTGCGCGCCCCGCTGTGGATGTCCTGTTCCGCTCTGCGGCGTACAGCGAGGGACCCAATGCGATCGGCGTGGTGCTCAGTGACATGCTCGACGACGGCACTTCCGGCCTGTGGAGCATCAAGCATTTTGGCGGCACCACCGTGGTGCAGGACCCGAAAGACGCCGAGCACGACTCAATGCCGCAAAGCGCCCTGACGCGGGTGGAGGTGGACCATGTCGTGCGCGTCGCAGACCTGGCGGCACTGCTCGACCGCCTGGCCCGTAACGTGCCCCGGCAGGCCGCCGCGGTGGACGACGCGACACGGGAGCGCACCAGGCGCGAGGTGCGGATCGCGCGCAGCGACAACGCGTTCCGGCAGGGCGTGATGGAGTTCGGGAAGGTGACCCCACAGACCTGCCCGGAGTGCGGCGGAGTGCTGGTGCAGATCAGCGAGAGCGGCTTCACCCGCTACCGCTGTCATACCGGACACGCGTACACCGGCGATACGCTGCTGGTGAGCGTCACCGAGCACATTGAGGAGACGCTATGGGCGACCTGCGCACTGTGGAAGAAGGCGTGA